A single region of the Hemitrygon akajei unplaced genomic scaffold, sHemAka1.3 Scf000095, whole genome shotgun sequence genome encodes:
- the LOC140722963 gene encoding scavenger receptor cysteine-rich domain-containing group B protein-like translates to MTEGFTEKACLQENTFSSFPSEDVPLQLVGGSHNCSGKLEIRFNNSWGTVCDDSWDLADANVVCRQLGCGLALWPPEDVKMTQVAAAVWLDEVKCTGSESFLSSCRSSSFGQHDCDHKEDVIVLCSGSRVTPAERNNSAFGNWTPSIMVTVCIILGFIFIIEFLILFTITWRRSAISATMK, encoded by the exons ATGACGGAAGGATTcactgaaaaagcctgcttgcaagaAAACACATTCTCTTCTTTCCCTTCAGAAG ATGTTCCATTGCAACTTGTTGGCGGCAGTCACAACTGCTCCGGAAAGCTTGAGATACGGTTTAATAACAGTTGGGGCACGGTGTGTGACGACTCTTGGGATCTGGCCGATGCCAATGTAGTCTGCAGACAGCTAGGGTGTGGCCTTGCTCTCTGGCCTCCAGAAGATGTTAAAATGACCCAGGTGGCCGCTGCTGTCTGGCTTGATGAAGTAAAATGCACCGGAAGTGAATCGTTTCTGTCCAGCTGTCGTTCCTCATCATTTGGTCAACACGACTGTGATCACAAAGAAGATGTCATCGTTCTTTGTTCTG GTTCCAGAGTGACTCCTGCTGAACGCAACAATTCAG CTTTTGGAAACTGGACCCCATCCATCATGGTTACTGTCTGCATAATTCTTGGATTTATATTCATCATTGAGTTTTTAATACTGTTCACGATAACGTGGAGACGATCAGCAATCAGTG CAACGATGAAATGA